In Musa acuminata AAA Group cultivar baxijiao chromosome BXJ2-3, Cavendish_Baxijiao_AAA, whole genome shotgun sequence, the following proteins share a genomic window:
- the LOC135608128 gene encoding putative E3 ubiquitin-protein ligase LIN-2 isoform X2, which yields MAASLRELLSQESTHLHPKPRKSPRPGTPPLCADRRSFDRPRRRSGCSSRPSDLSSSNSNASRVNSLGSAPPRSLVSAAAADDYVDDDPSADEAAARAVVSVLSGYAGRFLKDEAFRRRLRDKCTACIATARKGVAHAVLANLELGIESIERLAEEGPHGAPRDSKIRSLRNSIRLLSVVASLNSPRSRAGGYTCGVPNAHLSACAQLYLAVVYKIERNDRVSAKHLLQVFVDAPYLARKNLLPDLWDHFLLPHLLHLKVWYNKEVELVASWDAEDRDQRMKGLNRAYNDQMDAGTAQFAVYYRDWIKSGGKAPPVPTVSLPPRPSYLEPWGKRSLSLSRSSINRDLYQAVFGLSLEPEDIGDNGVLIDDMQSALEREFDGNSASCKRGSLLHSNTGVKQREPDTVREHPISGAASVPRKSHSFRLFSCRSMPDAASVHHAQTPKKDFAVIGSQPCSNVQSSSLSRAIDLISQSDNLKECEAAVHIIAKAWHCTQGGTALVTALSTSSVIEGLLEVNFTSKDDEVLELSILILAELVARNDVNRQVVLHADPQLEIFLRLLRNHNLFLKAAVVLYLLKPKAKQMLSLDWIPLVLRVLDFGDEMQTLFTVQCHPKSAAFYLLEQLLMGFDVDRNVENSKQLVALGGLDLLIRRLEAGDAQESRNCASLLARCIRADGSCRQYLAMNIKKTPIVQLLGNQQKSHGSAISLLSELLCLNRTTQIMTLLKELKDDGFLNIMHVLLVYLHQAPLEQRPVAAALLLQLDLLYSIHREEAIDALIAALERNLHNKKNQEKCSRALLLLGGRFSCSGEATSEAWLLKRAGLHDSLSDSFRSKEIFVDDNMRPEEEKVTEEWLRKLSIVLLTSGNKRFLVALSNCMADGIPGLARSCLVTVAWMSSSLVSWHNVNHLQSLVCSTLAPRLFESLSYHRAQEERVLASLSLFNFVRYPECLPKLFPMDKETICSLQDLAQVTWTAKELLFACCR from the exons ATGGCGGCTTCCCTCCGTGAGCTCCTCTCCCAAGAGAGCACACATCTCCATCCGAAGCCCCGTAAGTCCCCGAGGCCCGGCACCCCTCCCCTTTGCGCCGACCGCCGGAGCTTCGACCGCCCCCGCCGCCGCAGCGGCTGCTCCAGCCGCCCCTCCGACCTCTCCAGCTCTAACTCCAACGCCTCCAGGGTGAACTCCCTCGGGTCTGCTCCCCCCAGGTCCTTGGTctctgccgccgccgccgacgaCTACGTCGACGACGACCCCTCGGCCGACGAGGCAGCGGCCCGCGCCGTCGTCTCCGTCCTCTCCGGCTACGCCGGTCGGTTCTTGAAAGATGAGGCTTTCCGCCGGCGGCTGCGCGACAAGTGCACGGCGTGTATCGCCACGGCCCGGAAGGGGGTCGCCCACGCGGTGCTGGCGAACCTGGAGCTCGGGATCGAGAGCATCGAGCGGCTGGCGGAGGAGGGCCCCCATGGCGCGCCCAGAGACTCCAAGATCCGATCTTTGCGGAACTCCATCCGGCTGCTGAGCGTGGTGGCCTCGCTCAACTCCCCCCGGTCGCGGGCCGGCGGGTACACCTGCGGCGTGCCGAACGCCCACCTGTCCGCGTGCGCGCAGCTCTACCTCGCCGTCGTGTACAAGATAGAGAGGAACGACCGGGTCTCCGCCAAGCACCTCCTCCAGGTGTTCGTGGACGCGCCCTACCTTGCCCGGAAGAACCTTCTACCGGACCTCTGGGACCATTTCCTGCTCCCCCACCTGCTCCACCTCAAGGTGTGGTATAACAAGGAGGTGGAGCTCGTCGCGAGCTGGGATGCGGAGGACAGGGACCAGAGGATGAAGGGCTTGAACAGAGCTTACAATGACCAAATGGACGCCGGCACTGCTCAGTTCGCGGTCTACTACAGGGACTGGATCAAATCTGGCGGGAAGGCGCCGCCCGTCCCTACCGTCTCGTTGCCGCCGAGACCCAGTTACCTCGAGCCATGGGGGAAGAGATCCCTGTCATTGTCGCGGAGTTCGATCAATAGAGACCT GTATCAAGCGGTGTTCGGTCTGTCATTGGAACCGGAAGATATCGGCGACAACGGTGTCCTGATTGATGACATGCAATCAGCTTTGGAGAGGGAATTTGATGGTAATTCAGCTAGCTGCAAGCGTGGGAGCCTTCTCCAT AGCAACACTGGGGTTAAACAAAGAGAACCAGACACAGTGCGAGAGCATCCAATCTCTGGAGCAGCTTCTGTACCCCGCAAATCACATTCTTTTCGATTATTCTCTTGTCGAAGCATGCCGGATGCAGCTTCAGTTCATCATGCACAAACTCCTAAAAAAGATTTTGCTGTAATTGGCAGCCAACCATGCAGCAACGTGCAATCATCAAGTCTTAGCCGAGCAATTGATCTTATTTCTCAATCCGATAATCTTAAAGAATGTGAAGCTGCAGTTCACATAATTGCAAAAGCTTGGCATTGTACACAAGGAGGTACTGCTCTTGTGACAGCGTTGTCAACATCATCTGTGATTGAGGGTCTTCTGGAGGTAAATTTTACTTCTAAAGATGACGAAGTACTAGAGTTATCGATCTTGATCTTAGCAGAGTTGGTTGCAAGGAATGATGTGAACAGACAGGTGGTACTGCATGCAGATCCACAGCTTGAGATTTTCTTGAGACTGTTGAGGAATCACAATCTTTTCTTAAAGGCAGCAGTAGTGCTTTACCTGCTAAAACCAAAGGCCAAGCAGATGCTGTCCTTGGATTGGATACCATTAGTTTTGCGGGTTCTGGACTTTGGAGATGAAATGCAGACTTTGTTTACTGTACAATGCCATCCCAAATCAGCTGCATTCTACCTTCTAGAACAGCTTCTTATGGGTTTTGATGTGGACAGAAATGTTGAGAACTCGAAACAGTTGGTTGCCCTTGGTGGATTGGACCTCCTGATCAGAAGACTTGAAGCAGGTGATGCTCAGGAGAGTAGAAACTGTGCTTCACTCTTAGCAAGATGTATACGAGCAGATGGAAGCTGCAGACAGTACTTGGCAATGAACATAAAGAAAACTCCCATAGTTCAACTCCTAGGGAACCAACAAAAGTCCCATGGAAGTGCGATTTCTTTGCTGAGTGAGCTGCTCTGTCTCAACAG AACAACACAGATTATGACATTACTGAAGGAGCTAAAAGATGACGGTTTCCTGAACATAATGCATGTCCTATTGGTTTATCTACACCAAGCACCGCTTGAACAACGCCCAGTAGCAGCAGCACTTCTTTTGCAGCTTGATCTTCTG TACAGTATCCACAGAGAAGAGGCAATTGATGCTTTAATAGCAGCCCTGGAAcgcaatttgcacaataagaagaaCCAGGAGAAGTGCAGCAGAGCTCTTTTGCTCTTGGGGGGCAGGTTTTCTTGTTCGGGAGAGGCCACATCAGAGGCATGGTTACTTAAGCGAGCAGGTCTACATGATAGCCTTTCAGATTCATTCAGAAGCAAAGAGATTTTTGTAGATGACAATATGAGACCG GAAGAAGAAAAAGTTACTGAAGAATGGCTTAGGAAGTTGTCCATTGTCTTGTTAACTAGTGGTAATAAAAGGTTCCTGGTTGCTCTATCAAATTGCATGGCTGATGGGATCCCTGGTCTAGCACGCTCATGCCTTGTTACAGTCGCATGGATGAGCAGTTCCCTTGTTTCATGGCATAATGTGAACCATCTGCAGTCTCTAGTTTGCTCAACTCTAGCACCTCGCTTGTTCGAGAGCCTGAGCTATCATAGAGCACAAGAAGAGAGGGTTTTGGCTTCACTCTCACTATTCAACTTTGTTAGATATCCAG AGTGCCTTCCTAAGCTTTTCCCGATGGACAAAGAAACAATTTGCTCACTCCAAGATCTTGCTCAAGTGACTTGGACTGCGAAAGAACTTCTCTTCGCTTGCTGCAGGTGA
- the LOC135608128 gene encoding putative E3 ubiquitin-protein ligase LIN-2 isoform X1: MAASLRELLSQESTHLHPKPRKSPRPGTPPLCADRRSFDRPRRRSGCSSRPSDLSSSNSNASRVNSLGSAPPRSLVSAAAADDYVDDDPSADEAAARAVVSVLSGYAGRFLKDEAFRRRLRDKCTACIATARKGVAHAVLANLELGIESIERLAEEGPHGAPRDSKIRSLRNSIRLLSVVASLNSPRSRAGGYTCGVPNAHLSACAQLYLAVVYKIERNDRVSAKHLLQVFVDAPYLARKNLLPDLWDHFLLPHLLHLKVWYNKEVELVASWDAEDRDQRMKGLNRAYNDQMDAGTAQFAVYYRDWIKSGGKAPPVPTVSLPPRPSYLEPWGKRSLSLSRSSINRDLYQAVFGLSLEPEDIGDNGVLIDDMQSALEREFDGNSASCKRGSLLHSNTGVKQREPDTVREHPISGAASVPRKSHSFRLFSCRSMPDAASVHHAQTPKKDFAVIGSQPCSNVQSSSLSRAIDLISQSDNLKECEAAVHIIAKAWHCTQGGTALVTALSTSSVIEGLLEVNFTSKDDEVLELSILILAELVARNDVNRQVVLHADPQLEIFLRLLRNHNLFLKAAVVLYLLKPKAKQMLSLDWIPLVLRVLDFGDEMQTLFTVQCHPKSAAFYLLEQLLMGFDVDRNVENSKQLVALGGLDLLIRRLEAGDAQESRNCASLLARCIRADGSCRQYLAMNIKKTPIVQLLGNQQKSHGSAISLLSELLCLNRTTQIMTLLKELKDDGFLNIMHVLLVYLHQAPLEQRPVAAALLLQLDLLGDPLQYSIHREEAIDALIAALERNLHNKKNQEKCSRALLLLGGRFSCSGEATSEAWLLKRAGLHDSLSDSFRSKEIFVDDNMRPEEEKVTEEWLRKLSIVLLTSGNKRFLVALSNCMADGIPGLARSCLVTVAWMSSSLVSWHNVNHLQSLVCSTLAPRLFESLSYHRAQEERVLASLSLFNFVRYPECLPKLFPMDKETICSLQDLAQVTWTAKELLFACCR, translated from the exons ATGGCGGCTTCCCTCCGTGAGCTCCTCTCCCAAGAGAGCACACATCTCCATCCGAAGCCCCGTAAGTCCCCGAGGCCCGGCACCCCTCCCCTTTGCGCCGACCGCCGGAGCTTCGACCGCCCCCGCCGCCGCAGCGGCTGCTCCAGCCGCCCCTCCGACCTCTCCAGCTCTAACTCCAACGCCTCCAGGGTGAACTCCCTCGGGTCTGCTCCCCCCAGGTCCTTGGTctctgccgccgccgccgacgaCTACGTCGACGACGACCCCTCGGCCGACGAGGCAGCGGCCCGCGCCGTCGTCTCCGTCCTCTCCGGCTACGCCGGTCGGTTCTTGAAAGATGAGGCTTTCCGCCGGCGGCTGCGCGACAAGTGCACGGCGTGTATCGCCACGGCCCGGAAGGGGGTCGCCCACGCGGTGCTGGCGAACCTGGAGCTCGGGATCGAGAGCATCGAGCGGCTGGCGGAGGAGGGCCCCCATGGCGCGCCCAGAGACTCCAAGATCCGATCTTTGCGGAACTCCATCCGGCTGCTGAGCGTGGTGGCCTCGCTCAACTCCCCCCGGTCGCGGGCCGGCGGGTACACCTGCGGCGTGCCGAACGCCCACCTGTCCGCGTGCGCGCAGCTCTACCTCGCCGTCGTGTACAAGATAGAGAGGAACGACCGGGTCTCCGCCAAGCACCTCCTCCAGGTGTTCGTGGACGCGCCCTACCTTGCCCGGAAGAACCTTCTACCGGACCTCTGGGACCATTTCCTGCTCCCCCACCTGCTCCACCTCAAGGTGTGGTATAACAAGGAGGTGGAGCTCGTCGCGAGCTGGGATGCGGAGGACAGGGACCAGAGGATGAAGGGCTTGAACAGAGCTTACAATGACCAAATGGACGCCGGCACTGCTCAGTTCGCGGTCTACTACAGGGACTGGATCAAATCTGGCGGGAAGGCGCCGCCCGTCCCTACCGTCTCGTTGCCGCCGAGACCCAGTTACCTCGAGCCATGGGGGAAGAGATCCCTGTCATTGTCGCGGAGTTCGATCAATAGAGACCT GTATCAAGCGGTGTTCGGTCTGTCATTGGAACCGGAAGATATCGGCGACAACGGTGTCCTGATTGATGACATGCAATCAGCTTTGGAGAGGGAATTTGATGGTAATTCAGCTAGCTGCAAGCGTGGGAGCCTTCTCCAT AGCAACACTGGGGTTAAACAAAGAGAACCAGACACAGTGCGAGAGCATCCAATCTCTGGAGCAGCTTCTGTACCCCGCAAATCACATTCTTTTCGATTATTCTCTTGTCGAAGCATGCCGGATGCAGCTTCAGTTCATCATGCACAAACTCCTAAAAAAGATTTTGCTGTAATTGGCAGCCAACCATGCAGCAACGTGCAATCATCAAGTCTTAGCCGAGCAATTGATCTTATTTCTCAATCCGATAATCTTAAAGAATGTGAAGCTGCAGTTCACATAATTGCAAAAGCTTGGCATTGTACACAAGGAGGTACTGCTCTTGTGACAGCGTTGTCAACATCATCTGTGATTGAGGGTCTTCTGGAGGTAAATTTTACTTCTAAAGATGACGAAGTACTAGAGTTATCGATCTTGATCTTAGCAGAGTTGGTTGCAAGGAATGATGTGAACAGACAGGTGGTACTGCATGCAGATCCACAGCTTGAGATTTTCTTGAGACTGTTGAGGAATCACAATCTTTTCTTAAAGGCAGCAGTAGTGCTTTACCTGCTAAAACCAAAGGCCAAGCAGATGCTGTCCTTGGATTGGATACCATTAGTTTTGCGGGTTCTGGACTTTGGAGATGAAATGCAGACTTTGTTTACTGTACAATGCCATCCCAAATCAGCTGCATTCTACCTTCTAGAACAGCTTCTTATGGGTTTTGATGTGGACAGAAATGTTGAGAACTCGAAACAGTTGGTTGCCCTTGGTGGATTGGACCTCCTGATCAGAAGACTTGAAGCAGGTGATGCTCAGGAGAGTAGAAACTGTGCTTCACTCTTAGCAAGATGTATACGAGCAGATGGAAGCTGCAGACAGTACTTGGCAATGAACATAAAGAAAACTCCCATAGTTCAACTCCTAGGGAACCAACAAAAGTCCCATGGAAGTGCGATTTCTTTGCTGAGTGAGCTGCTCTGTCTCAACAG AACAACACAGATTATGACATTACTGAAGGAGCTAAAAGATGACGGTTTCCTGAACATAATGCATGTCCTATTGGTTTATCTACACCAAGCACCGCTTGAACAACGCCCAGTAGCAGCAGCACTTCTTTTGCAGCTTGATCTTCTG GGAGATCCTTTGCAGTACAGTATCCACAGAGAAGAGGCAATTGATGCTTTAATAGCAGCCCTGGAAcgcaatttgcacaataagaagaaCCAGGAGAAGTGCAGCAGAGCTCTTTTGCTCTTGGGGGGCAGGTTTTCTTGTTCGGGAGAGGCCACATCAGAGGCATGGTTACTTAAGCGAGCAGGTCTACATGATAGCCTTTCAGATTCATTCAGAAGCAAAGAGATTTTTGTAGATGACAATATGAGACCG GAAGAAGAAAAAGTTACTGAAGAATGGCTTAGGAAGTTGTCCATTGTCTTGTTAACTAGTGGTAATAAAAGGTTCCTGGTTGCTCTATCAAATTGCATGGCTGATGGGATCCCTGGTCTAGCACGCTCATGCCTTGTTACAGTCGCATGGATGAGCAGTTCCCTTGTTTCATGGCATAATGTGAACCATCTGCAGTCTCTAGTTTGCTCAACTCTAGCACCTCGCTTGTTCGAGAGCCTGAGCTATCATAGAGCACAAGAAGAGAGGGTTTTGGCTTCACTCTCACTATTCAACTTTGTTAGATATCCAG AGTGCCTTCCTAAGCTTTTCCCGATGGACAAAGAAACAATTTGCTCACTCCAAGATCTTGCTCAAGTGACTTGGACTGCGAAAGAACTTCTCTTCGCTTGCTGCAGGTGA